One genomic segment of Ipomoea triloba cultivar NCNSP0323 chromosome 9, ASM357664v1 includes these proteins:
- the LOC116028772 gene encoding GDSL esterase/lipase 1-like → MAILYPFVYAFLALLGSLATPLHCLAHNDHNKHVALFVFGDSIFDPGNNNYINTITDAQANFPPYGETFFKNPTGRWCDGRTVPDFIAQFAKLPLIPAYFETQQRGIVNGVNFASAGSGCLAETFPGLVIDLHTQVQYFKNVTKQLKGKLGDKESNQLLSNAVYMFSTGNNDYFSVFSPLSNNSAFFNSFTHDQYVNLVIGNFTTAIKEIYKEGGRKFVVFSTVPLGCVPSTKVLNLQLTNTSGCFKELQELANMHNKALLKELINLEKTLQGFKYTYFDFYSAITDVIAHPSRYGVKNATTACCGSGPWRGLPSCGGKRSQLTEYELCENAGDYLFFDHGHPTEKCNRQFATLLWNGVPKVVRPYSVKSLFE, encoded by the exons ATGGCAATTTTGTATCCTTTTGTCTACGCCTTTTTGGCCTTGCTTGGCAGCTTAGCTACTCCGCTGCATTGCCTAGCCCATAATGATCACAACAAACACGTTGCCCTCTTTGTGTTTGGGGACTCAATCTTTGATCCTGGCAACAACAACTACATCAATACTATCACCGATGCCCAGGCTAATTTTCCCCCCTATGGTGAAACATTTTTCAAGAATCCCACCGGCAGGTGGTGTGACGGTCGTACCGTGCCAGATTTTATTG CCCAGTTTGCCAAACTGCCATTAATTCCGGCGTATTTCGAGACTCAGCAGCGTGGAATTGTGAATGGGGTGAACTTTGCATCAGCTGGCTCTGGCTGTCTTGCTGAAACCTTTCCCGGTTTG GTAATTGATCTTCATACGCAAGTGCAATATTTCAAGAATGTTACAAAACAGTTGAAGGGGAAGCTGGGGGATAAGGAATCAAATCAACTGCTGTCAAATGCAGTATACATGTTTAGCACTGGCAACAATGACTATTTCAGCGTCTTCAGTCCCTTGTCCAACAACTCTGCCTTCTTTAATTCATTTACTCATGACCAATATGTAAACTTGgtgattggtaatttcactactGCTATCAAG GAAATATACAAGGAAGGAGGAAGAAAATTTGTGGTATTTTCTACTGTACCACTAGGCTGCGTGCCATCTACTAAGGTTCTCAACCTTCAACTAACCAATACTAGTGGGTGCTTCAAGGAACTCCAGGAATTGGCAAATATGCACAATAAGGCTTTACTGAAAGAGCTCATCAATCTAGAGAAGACATTACAAGGATTTAAGTATACCTACTTCGATTTCTACTCCGCTATCACTGACGTTATTGCTCATCCATCCAGATACG GTGTCAAAAATGCAACCACAGCGTGTTGTGGAAGTGGCCCTTGGAGAGGACTGCCAAGCTGTGGAGGAAAAAGGAGCCAATTGACAGAGTATGAGTTATGCGAGAATGCTGGAGATTATTTGTTTTTTGATCATGGTCACCCCACGGAGAAGTGCAACCGCCAGTTTGCTACATTGCTTTGGAATGGTGTCCCCAAAGTGGTCCGACCTTATAGTGTCAAATCCTTATTTGAGTAA